Proteins from a genomic interval of Benincasa hispida cultivar B227 chromosome 7, ASM972705v1, whole genome shotgun sequence:
- the LOC120080749 gene encoding DEAD-box ATP-dependent RNA helicase 18, which translates to MDGGDENRALTSTRFSDLQPPLSAPVIEALAQSGFQFCTPVQAATIPLLCSHKDVAVDAATGSGKTLAFVVPVVEILRRCSSRPKPHQVMGIIIAPTRELSSQIYEVARPFVSTLLNFKAVLLVGGADVKVDMKEIEEEGANLLIGTPGRLFDIMDRMENLDFRNFEVLILDEADRLLDMGFQKQITSIISRLPKLRRTGLFSATQTEAVEELSKAGPRNPIRVEVKAETKTGPLSSTQLASSKTPSSLHIEYLECEADKKSTQLVDILVKNKSKKIIVYFMTCACVDYWGVVLPQLTVLKGLSLIPLHGKMKQTAREKALASFVSLSSGVLLCTDVAARGLDIPGVDCIVQYDPPQDPNVFVHRVGRTARLGREGNAIVFLLPKEEAYVEFLSIRRVPIQERVCCSDASDIVPQIRTAAKKDRDVMEKGVKAFVSFIRAYKEHHCSFIFRWKELEIGKLAMGYGLLQLPLMPEVKHHSLSTEGFVPVEDINFEEVKYKDKSREKQRKKNLQAKKEAQKQLPKPKPKNTPNVAPPILRKKTARQRRATQTAEDEDELAREYRLLKKLKKGTIDETEYAKLTGTEELL; encoded by the exons ATGGACGGCGGTGATGAAAACCGAGCCTTAACCAGCACCCGCTTCTCCGATCTCCAACCTCCCCTCTCTGCACCTGTTATCGAGGCGTTAGCCCAATCTGGTTTTCAATTCTGTACTCCAGTTCAAGCCGCCACAATTCCGTTACTGTGCAGCCACAAGGACGTCGCCGTCGATGCCGCCACTGGTTCGGGAAAAACCCTAGCGTTTGTAGTTCCGGTTGTCGAAATACTCCGCCGATGTTCCAGTCGCCCCAAACCTCACCAG GTAATGGGGATTATAATTGCGCCGACGAGGGAGCTATCCTCACAAATTTATGAGGTTGCTCGTCCTTTTGTTTCTACATTGTTGAATTTCAAAGCGGTGCTTCTCGTTGGAGGAGCCGATGTAAAAGTAGACATGAAGGagatagaagaagaaggtgcaaacttgTTGATTGGAACTCCAGGAAGGCTATTTGATATAATGGATCGTATGGAGAACTTGGATTTCCGGAACTTTGAG GTTCTGATATTGGATGAGGCAGATAGACTCCTAGACATGGGATTCCAAAAGCAGATAACATCAATTATATCTCGGTTGCCTAAACTTCGTAGGACAGGTCTTTTTTCGGCTACACAAACTGAGGCagttgaagagctttcaaaagcAGGGCCAAGAAATCCTATCAGGGTCGAAGTAAAGGCGGAAACAAAGACTGGTCCATTGTCATCAACACAACTTGCCTCTTCGAAAACCCCATCCAGTCTTCATATTGAG TATTTGGAATGTGAAGCAGACAAGAAGTCCACCCAACTTGTCGACATTCTTGTTAAGAACAAATCCAAAAAAATCATAGT CTACTTCATGACTTGTGCATGTGTTGACTATTGGGGAGTTGTTCTACCGCAGCTTACCGTTTTGAAAGGTTTATCATTGATCCCTCTGCATGGAAAAATGAAACAG ACTGCCAGGGAGAAAGCACTTGCCTCATTTGTATCCCTTTCAAGTGGTGTTCTTCTATGTACGGATGTTGCAGCCCGCGGACTCGACATTCCTGGCGTTGATTGTATAGTTCAG tatgatcctcctcaagatcCTAATGTCTTTGTACATAGAGTTGGTCGGACTGCTCGATTGGGTAGAGAAGGAAATgccattgtttttcttttgccGAAG GAAGAAGCTTATGTAGAATTTCTTTCCATAAGAAGGGTACCTATACAGGAGAGAGTTTGCTGTAGTGATGCCTCAGATATAGTTCCACAG ATACGAACAGCAGCAAAAAAGGATCGTGATGTCATGGAGAAGGGAGTCAAGgcatttgtttcttttatacGTGCATATAAAGAGCACCACTGCTCTTTCATTTTCAG GTGGAAAGAACTTGAAATAGGGAAGTTAGCCATGGGCTATGGTCTGTTGCAGCTGCCTTTGATGCCTGAGGTAAAGCACCACTCGCTTTCGACTGAGGGTTTTGTTCCCGTTGAAGATATTAACTTTGAGGAGGTTAAATACAA GGATAAATCTCGGGAAAAACAACGAAAGAAAAACCTCCAAGCTAAGAAGGAAGCACAAAAGCAACTGCCAAAACCCAAACCAAAGAATACTCCGAATGTTGCACCTCCCATCTTGAGAAAGAAAACAGCCCGACAGAGACGTGCTACGCAGACAGCTGAAGATGAGGATGAGTTGGCACGCGAATATCGACTgttgaaaaaactcaaaaaGGGAACCATCGATGAAACCGAATATGCGAAGCTAACTGGGACTGAGGAGCTACTGTGA